A stretch of the Porifericola rhodea genome encodes the following:
- a CDS encoding T9SS type A sorting domain-containing protein — MKNLISLLVLVLIAQSTLAQNTSRNNYKGLWNTNSTWLDNSAPTTNGSYNPPITIQGYITRAGNLTISNGTTLTVNDTLWVEGDLTLSGGGTLRIGNEGLLIVDGNTNANNGANIDVDGIVVVLGNVNMANGVNVDPNGGEPYVFGQTRYGGANYSAAVPGESNLANDYPELYQQIMNRTLPVELVSFTAKANSSTVLLEWSTAMEKNFDYFTVERANADLNFQSIGEVRGQGNKNTETFYSFEDRHPRKGQAYYRLKATDFDGSVEYHKVTAVYFEGLASFNTKVYPNPVNSNQMTIESTNSLTQNIKLLDLSGKAVYTQSIQMGKNEINLPASVKPGAYLLLMENEQGLQSQERIMIL, encoded by the coding sequence ATGAAAAATTTAATCTCACTACTCGTCTTAGTTTTAATCGCTCAGTCAACTCTTGCTCAAAATACATCTCGTAACAATTATAAAGGTCTCTGGAATACCAACAGCACTTGGTTAGATAACTCTGCCCCTACTACTAACGGTAGTTATAATCCCCCAATCACTATTCAGGGCTACATCACCCGTGCAGGTAACCTCACCATTTCTAACGGAACTACCTTAACAGTTAATGATACACTTTGGGTAGAAGGAGACCTTACTTTGTCTGGTGGAGGAACGCTAAGAATTGGCAACGAAGGCCTATTGATAGTTGACGGGAATACCAATGCTAATAATGGGGCTAACATTGATGTTGATGGAATTGTAGTTGTATTAGGTAATGTAAATATGGCTAATGGAGTAAATGTGGATCCTAATGGTGGTGAACCCTATGTCTTCGGGCAAACCAGATATGGAGGAGCTAACTACTCGGCAGCGGTTCCTGGAGAATCTAACCTGGCAAACGACTATCCAGAGCTCTACCAACAAATCATGAATCGAACGTTACCTGTAGAATTAGTATCGTTTACCGCCAAAGCAAATTCAAGTACTGTACTTTTGGAGTGGTCCACGGCCATGGAAAAAAACTTTGACTACTTTACAGTAGAGCGTGCTAATGCTGACCTTAACTTTCAATCTATTGGAGAAGTGCGTGGTCAGGGAAATAAGAACACAGAAACTTTTTACAGTTTTGAGGATCGCCACCCTCGCAAAGGACAGGCCTACTACCGACTGAAAGCTACAGATTTTGATGGCTCTGTAGAGTATCATAAAGTAACTGCTGTGTATTTTGAAGGCCTTGCTTCTTTTAATACCAAAGTATACCCCAACCCGGTTAACTCAAACCAAATGACTATTGAAAGTACCAATAGTCTTACGCAAAATATTAAACTGCTGGACCTGAGTGGAAAAGCAGTATACACCCAAAGTATTCAAATGGGTAAAAACGAAATTAATCTGCCTGCCTCAGTAAAGCCTGGTGCTTACCTCCTGCTTATGGAGAACGAACAAGGCCTGCAAAGCCAGGAAAGAATTATGATCTTATAA
- a CDS encoding alpha/beta hydrolase codes for MKKALYGLGIIVALTAGVYSMGPKPNHGSLSGRLPAVTTELSRLEEEIIQQEKDNPFVKPDNEARIIWADSSKQKTSYSIVYLHGFGASQGEGEPVHRLIAEKYGCNLYLSRLKEHGIESDSAFKSLTTESLLASAKQAVAVGKAIGEKVIVMGTSTGGALGLYIASENPDLAALVLYSPIIAPQDENLFLLNRPWGRQMMEQVVGGEYIVEERSGLTKQYWSRLYYIEGYIALAGLVENTMTEETFSKVKCPVFLGYYYKNEEEQDKVVSVEAMLRMFEELGTPNEQKRKVAFPEAGNHVISSYIRSNDWKGVLRETDAFLREIMDLSQKNEVIIPNYEGMPEQNDV; via the coding sequence ATGAAAAAAGCTTTATATGGTCTGGGAATAATTGTAGCATTAACAGCAGGAGTATATAGTATGGGGCCAAAACCGAATCATGGATCATTGAGCGGCCGACTACCGGCTGTCACTACTGAACTCAGTAGATTGGAAGAAGAAATTATTCAGCAGGAGAAAGACAATCCTTTTGTAAAACCTGATAATGAAGCTCGAATTATCTGGGCTGATAGTAGTAAGCAAAAGACTTCTTATAGTATAGTGTACCTCCATGGCTTTGGTGCCAGCCAGGGCGAGGGTGAGCCGGTACATAGATTGATAGCAGAAAAATATGGCTGCAATCTGTATTTGTCTCGCTTAAAAGAACATGGTATAGAATCGGATTCAGCTTTTAAAAGTCTAACTACAGAAAGTTTACTGGCCTCAGCTAAGCAGGCTGTAGCGGTAGGTAAAGCCATAGGTGAGAAAGTGATTGTTATGGGCACCTCAACCGGAGGAGCGCTGGGCCTGTATATCGCCTCTGAAAATCCAGATCTGGCAGCTTTGGTATTGTACTCTCCTATTATCGCACCCCAAGACGAAAATTTGTTTTTGCTTAACCGCCCCTGGGGCAGGCAAATGATGGAACAGGTAGTAGGGGGGGAGTACATCGTAGAAGAACGAAGCGGCTTAACAAAGCAGTACTGGTCAAGGCTATACTATATAGAAGGTTATATAGCCCTGGCAGGATTAGTAGAAAACACCATGACTGAAGAAACCTTTAGTAAAGTTAAGTGCCCGGTTTTTTTAGGCTATTACTACAAAAATGAAGAAGAACAGGATAAGGTAGTTTCAGTAGAAGCTATGTTGCGTATGTTTGAAGAACTGGGAACCCCAAACGAACAAAAAAGAAAAGTTGCATTTCCCGAAGCTGGCAACCATGTAATCAGCTCATATATTCGTTCTAATGACTGGAAAGGTGTCTTGCGGGAGACTGATGCCTTCTTGCGCGAGATTATGGATTTAAGCCAAAAAAATGAAGTGATCATACCAAATTACGAAGGTATGCCTGAGCAAAATGATGTGTAA